A segment of the Novosphingobium sp. 9U genome:
TCGGGCGCCCATTTGGCAACTCCTACTCGCCGCAACGGTACTTACAATCTCTGTACTGATATATCCTACGATAAGAACGTTTGGGAAAGCACCCGCTGAGCTTGTACAGCATATCGGTGATGGCTTCGCCGGCTTCTACATCAGTGTGGTCATGTTGATGATATTCTCACGGTATCTCAACATAGACAGCAAAGTGATCCGCTTTCTTTCTGACGCATCCTATACTGTATATTTGTTCCATTTCAGCTTAATCGCCGTTTTGGGCTGGTATATATATCTTCTTGATCTCGGCCCCTTGATGACCTACGTCATTACGATACTAGTGGTGTTTATCGCTTGTATAGCAATCCACTACGTTATCGTGGACCGGGGACCTTTGCCGCGACTGATTTTCAATGGCAAACTACCTCGTCGTGCAGAGGTTAACGCGCCGCGCTAAGCAATGGATTGTTCAGCCAAGCAAAGGCTTTGGCTGCACGTATCAGAGGCATTCTGTGATCGGCCGTAATGCCGATGCTGAGCGAAGGATCGCATATGAGCGACATTGCGAGATCCGCCACTTCAAGCAAGGGTGATCGCGCGACTAAGCCCCGACGGCAAGACATCCAGGGCTTGCGTGCAATCGGCGCGCTGCTTGTCGCTACTTTCCACATTTGGGTCGGCCGCGTGTCCGGCGGGGTGGACGTATTTTTTGTGGTGTCCGGCTTCCTACTCGTCGGATCGCTCGACCGCGAGTATCACGAAACGGGCGGCATAGACCTGCCCGCCTTTCTGTCTCGATTGGCCAAGCGCCTGCTACCGTCGTCCCTGTTCGTAGTGCTGATAATTCTGGTCACCGCGCCCTTGTGGATGCCACAGGTTGGATGGAGTCCGCTGACCTCGCACGCTATCGCGTCGACGCTGTACCTGGAGAACTGGCTTCTAGCCCGCTCGTCCGTCGATTATCTCGCGCGCGACGAGGTGGCGAGCCCTTTCCAGCATTACTGGGCAATGTCAGCTCAAGTGCAGAGCTTAGTCGTAATTGGCGCATTGATGTCACTGTTAGGCTTAGTTTTGCGTCGCACAACGCTGGATAGAAAAATAGCGTCACGCACGTTCCTTGCCGTGCTGATGAGCGTATCGCTCGCTTACTCAGTGTATGCGACTGCAGCCAACCAGCCACTCGCCTACTTCAATACATTTGCGCGACTCTGGGAATTCGCCATGGGCGGTCTGGTGGCAACGACTTTGCCGCGCTTGCATCTCTCTGAGCTCATACGGTTGATCGGGGGATGGGTCGGCCTGTTTTTGATTGTAAGCTGTGGCGTGCTGCTACAAGTGTCTACTGTGTTCCCTGGATATGCCGCATTGTGGCCGACCGGGGGTGCTGCTCTAGTACTGCTATGCGGAAGCGGCAAACACCCGGCCAATGTTGGCCGCTTTTTGTCGCTCTCGCCGCTTACCTGGCTGGGCGATATCTCCTATGCGCTCTATTTGTGGCACTGGCCGCTGCTGATTGCCTACTTAACCTGCAGCTACCACACGGTTGCACCCGTGGGAGCCGGCTTCGGTGTTCTCGGTCTCTCGGTGGTGCTAGCCTGGGCCACAACACGATTCGTTGAGAGGCCGTTTGGCAAGTTTCGCGATGCGCATATCTGGCGCAGCCTTGCTGTAGCAGGGGCATCTGCGGGCTTACTGGTAGGGGGTGCGGCAGCAGGACGTGTCTATCTCCGCATGGCGGCTCCCGCAGATCGCCTTTCTAAGCCCGACCCATTACTCTATCCTGGTGCTGCCGTGTTCGATCGGGGCTATGCAGCGACGGTAGGCAGTGTTCCGGTTAAGCCGGGGCCTTTGTGGATGCAAAAAGATATCTCGCCGCTATATGCGCGGGGTTGTCATGAGGCACTCGAAGGGGACAAATTGCGTAGTTGCAGCTACGGCAACCCTTCCGCCCCGCACGTGTTAGCCGTTGTCGGCGGATCGCACAGCGCACACTGGATTTCGGCGCTTCAGATTGCCCTGAAAGGCACGAGCTGGCGCATGGTCACTTTCACCAAAAGCGGTTGCCTCCTGCGTTCATTTGAGATCTCGGACACATCCTCTTGCTCCCGCTGGAATGCCAAGCTGATGAAGCGACTAGTTGAAATTCGGCCGGATGTCGTATTCACCCTAGCTACCCATGGTAACAATGGCGCAAAAGAACGTGTACCGCAGATTTTTGTGGACAGCTGGCGGACCCTTGTAGCGAATGGCATTGCCGTGGCGGCGATCCGCGACAATCCCTGGTTTGATTTTGTCGTTCCCGAGTGCATTCAAATCAACGGACCAAACAGCGAGCGTTGCCGCGAGACGCGAGCTGCGGCCCTTGCGTCCGATCCACTAGCAGCTGGACCACCATTCAGTCATGTCTATTATCTGGATCTAACCAATTACATCTGTACTAGCACATTTTGCCCGACAGTTGCCGGAAATGTTGTGATGTACAGTGACAAGCATCATATCACTAACACGTACATGCGCACACTTGCGCCGTATCTGGCCCGCCAGCTGCAACCGATCCTTGTAGCAGAAGGAACTTCTAAAAGCGAGTAGAGACCAGCTCCTCCCCGGCGTTAGAGCGCGCGCAATTTAACTAAATGGTTACACGAAGATGTCTGACACCAAAATAGATGCTGGCATGCCTCTGGTCTCTGTGGTGAGCGCCTTCTACAATCGCTCCGGCGAGGTCGCGGCATCGATCGGAAGCTTACTCTCGCAGACCTACTCCAATCTAGAAATCGTAGTGGTCGATGATGGTTCGCGCGACGGCACTGCCGACGCCCTGCGTGCCCTCAATCATCCGGGCATGACCATTATCAGCCGCCCTAATCGGGGGTTTGTTGCATCCATGAACGATGCGATCGCGGCAAGCAAAGGCGAGATCGTCGCAGTTCATGGCTCGGGCGACCTGTCCTTGCCCGAACGGATCTCCCGCCAAGTAGCGGTTCTATGCGAGCGGCCTGAAGTTGGCGTAGTAGGGTGCTGGGTCGAGAACGATGAGGCTGATGGTAGCGGAACGCGGATCTACAAAGCGCCCACACAGCTGCCGTTCCATCAGACCTTGCTTGAACGCAATTTGTTCACCCATGGCGAGACGATGTTCCGCCGCAAACTGTACGACCAAGTTGGCGGCTATCGAGAGTTCTTTCGCTTTGCGCAAGACCGGGATCTGTGGCTGCGTATCTCACGCTTGGCTGATTACGCCATCGTTCCTGAAGTGCTTTACCGTCGCTACAAGCCGAAAGGTGGGATTAGTACCGATCCTGAAAAGATGGTTCTCCAGGCCTACCTTTCGGATTTCGCTGTGCAATGTGCCAAACTCGTGGATGCAGGAGACCAAGATCCGATAGAGCGGCATGGTT
Coding sequences within it:
- a CDS encoding acyltransferase family protein, coding for MSDIARSATSSKGDRATKPRRQDIQGLRAIGALLVATFHIWVGRVSGGVDVFFVVSGFLLVGSLDREYHETGGIDLPAFLSRLAKRLLPSSLFVVLIILVTAPLWMPQVGWSPLTSHAIASTLYLENWLLARSSVDYLARDEVASPFQHYWAMSAQVQSLVVIGALMSLLGLVLRRTTLDRKIASRTFLAVLMSVSLAYSVYATAANQPLAYFNTFARLWEFAMGGLVATTLPRLHLSELIRLIGGWVGLFLIVSCGVLLQVSTVFPGYAALWPTGGAALVLLCGSGKHPANVGRFLSLSPLTWLGDISYALYLWHWPLLIAYLTCSYHTVAPVGAGFGVLGLSVVLAWATTRFVERPFGKFRDAHIWRSLAVAGASAGLLVGGAAAGRVYLRMAAPADRLSKPDPLLYPGAAVFDRGYAATVGSVPVKPGPLWMQKDISPLYARGCHEALEGDKLRSCSYGNPSAPHVLAVVGGSHSAHWISALQIALKGTSWRMVTFTKSGCLLRSFEISDTSSCSRWNAKLMKRLVEIRPDVVFTLATHGNNGAKERVPQIFVDSWRTLVANGIAVAAIRDNPWFDFVVPECIQINGPNSERCRETRAAALASDPLAAGPPFSHVYYLDLTNYICTSTFCPTVAGNVVMYSDKHHITNTYMRTLAPYLARQLQPILVAEGTSKSE
- a CDS encoding glycosyltransferase yields the protein MSDTKIDAGMPLVSVVSAFYNRSGEVAASIGSLLSQTYSNLEIVVVDDGSRDGTADALRALNHPGMTIISRPNRGFVASMNDAIAASKGEIVAVHGSGDLSLPERISRQVAVLCERPEVGVVGCWVENDEADGSGTRIYKAPTQLPFHQTLLERNLFTHGETMFRRKLYDQVGGYREFFRFAQDRDLWLRISRLADYAIVPEVLYRRYKPKGGISTDPEKMVLQAYLSDFAVQCAKLVDAGDQDPIERHGYLAGFLRKRTASFARKLAWYGAKLMVAGDIERGWAVIGRARQEHTTRQVTMIHALAATHRHPFLWEQVGRPALARRLANFRQ